A genomic window from Nocardioides sp. BP30 includes:
- a CDS encoding DNA topoisomerase IB, with protein MVRLRRTSPEQPGWSRKRTGRGFAYLDANGERLGAEEIARVKALVIPPAWEDVWITPYPNGHLQAVGTDAAGRRQYLYHPDWRTRRDAEKFDRVLEFGRALGEARAHVLTDLQREGMPRERACAAAVRLLDLGYFRIGNDVYADTNGSFGLTTLQRRHVRRMQDRLVFTFTGKSGVDHRIEIDDAMVREALDVMRRRRGGQELLAYLESRRWRAMLPQLVNDYVRAVTGVDATAKDFRTWHATVLAAAALAEAPAVSSATARRRVVAAAMREVSEFLGNTPTLARKSYVDPRVVSAYEEGRTIAAATGRTYATPDERQLALELATLDLIAGE; from the coding sequence ATGGTCCGACTGCGACGCACCTCTCCCGAGCAGCCGGGCTGGTCGCGCAAGCGCACCGGCCGCGGATTCGCCTACCTCGACGCGAACGGCGAGCGGCTGGGCGCCGAAGAGATCGCGCGGGTCAAGGCGCTGGTGATCCCGCCCGCGTGGGAGGACGTGTGGATCACGCCCTACCCCAACGGGCACCTGCAGGCCGTCGGCACCGACGCGGCCGGGCGGCGGCAGTACCTCTACCACCCGGACTGGCGCACCCGCCGCGACGCGGAGAAGTTCGACCGCGTGCTCGAGTTCGGCCGGGCGCTGGGCGAGGCGAGGGCGCACGTCCTCACCGACCTGCAGCGCGAGGGGATGCCGCGGGAGCGGGCGTGCGCCGCGGCGGTCCGGCTGCTCGACCTCGGCTACTTCCGGATCGGCAACGACGTCTATGCCGACACCAACGGCTCCTTCGGGCTGACCACGCTGCAGCGGCGGCACGTACGCCGCATGCAGGACCGGCTGGTCTTCACCTTCACCGGGAAGTCCGGTGTCGACCACCGCATCGAGATCGACGACGCGATGGTGCGCGAGGCGCTGGACGTGATGCGGCGCCGGCGCGGGGGTCAGGAGCTGCTGGCCTACCTGGAGAGCCGGCGGTGGAGGGCGATGCTGCCGCAGCTGGTCAACGATTACGTGCGAGCGGTGACCGGCGTCGATGCGACAGCCAAGGACTTCCGCACCTGGCACGCCACCGTGCTGGCCGCGGCGGCGCTGGCCGAGGCCCCCGCTGTCAGCTCCGCGACGGCCCGCCGCCGCGTCGTCGCCGCGGCGATGCGCGAGGTCTCGGAGTTCCTCGGCAACACCCCGACGCTGGCGCGCAAGTCCTACGTCGACCCGCGCGTGGTCAGTGCCTACGAGGAGGGCAGGACGATCGCCGCCGCCACCGGGCGGACGTATGCGACGCCCGATGAGCGGCAGCTGGCACTGGAGCTGGCGACGCTGGATCTGATCGCTGGCGAGTAG
- a CDS encoding class I SAM-dependent methyltransferase: MSEPTTTSEPLLRALNRMRSVLLDPERLVKAVASGRQRGTQPAWRRAELRYVDLKSGTHLQITTYDETQAFTSNHLLGDPTALDDLLEVPFANWHVDTVAERYELLVTKPTTARVRTTPLALPAEGGGTKADAPATTFPHDQAKQRLLPEDDPVFVALGLSDKDGRLKPSRQAKYRQVEEFLRHLATAIDDARTKGRLRTPTAEEPLRIVDLGCGNGYLTFAAQRYLTEVRGLPVVVTGVDVKEQSARHNTEVASRLAETIGHCDAAFVVGTIDGVELETPPDVVLALHACDTATDDALARAIAWEAPLVLAAPCCHHDIAAQLRRTPTPSPYAMITRHGILRERFADTMTDAVRASLLRLSGYKVDVVQFVESQHTPRNTLLRAVRASGPVTGGSVKKEYDELVATWGIRPKLGELLGL, translated from the coding sequence ATGAGCGAGCCGACCACGACCAGCGAGCCGCTCCTGCGCGCGCTGAACCGGATGCGCTCGGTGCTGCTGGACCCGGAACGGCTGGTCAAGGCGGTCGCCAGCGGCCGGCAGCGCGGCACCCAGCCCGCCTGGCGCCGGGCCGAGCTGCGCTACGTCGACCTCAAGAGCGGCACGCACCTGCAGATCACGACCTACGACGAGACCCAGGCCTTCACCTCCAACCACCTCCTGGGCGATCCGACAGCGCTCGACGACCTGCTCGAGGTGCCGTTCGCGAACTGGCACGTCGACACCGTGGCGGAGCGCTACGAGCTGCTGGTCACCAAGCCGACCACCGCGCGGGTCAGAACCACCCCTCTCGCCCTGCCCGCCGAAGGCGGGGGAACGAAGGCTGACGCGCCCGCGACCACGTTCCCCCACGACCAGGCCAAGCAGCGACTGCTGCCCGAGGACGATCCGGTCTTCGTCGCGCTCGGCCTCTCCGACAAGGACGGCCGGCTCAAGCCGAGCCGGCAGGCGAAGTACCGCCAGGTCGAGGAGTTCCTGCGTCACCTGGCCACCGCCATCGACGACGCCCGCACCAAGGGCCGGCTGCGCACCCCGACCGCCGAGGAGCCGCTGCGGATCGTCGACCTGGGCTGCGGCAACGGCTACCTGACCTTCGCCGCGCAGCGCTACCTCACCGAGGTCCGTGGGCTGCCGGTCGTCGTCACCGGCGTGGACGTCAAGGAGCAGTCGGCCCGGCACAACACCGAGGTCGCCTCGCGGCTCGCCGAGACGATCGGACACTGCGACGCCGCGTTCGTGGTCGGCACCATCGACGGCGTCGAGCTGGAAACGCCGCCGGACGTGGTGCTCGCCCTGCACGCCTGCGACACCGCCACCGACGACGCGCTCGCGCGGGCGATCGCCTGGGAGGCACCGCTGGTGCTCGCCGCCCCGTGCTGCCACCATGACATCGCCGCCCAGCTGCGCAGGACGCCGACGCCCTCGCCGTACGCGATGATCACCCGGCACGGCATCCTGCGCGAGCGGTTCGCCGACACGATGACCGATGCGGTGCGCGCGTCGCTGTTGCGGCTCAGCGGCTACAAGGTCGACGTGGTGCAGTTCGTGGAGAGCCAGCACACGCCGCGCAACACGCTGCTGCGCGCTGTCCGCGCCAGCGGGCCCGTCACCGGCGGGAGCGTGAAGAAGGAGTACGACGAGCTGGTCGCCACCTGGGGGATCCGGCCCAAGCTGGGCGAGCTGCTCGGGCTGTGA
- a CDS encoding FAD-binding and (Fe-S)-binding domain-containing protein, whose translation MTLTAGDLAAADLAAELRGRGLRGVDDSTLARALYSSDASLYRVVPQAVVKATHVEDLLAVHEASRALGVPVTLRGAGTSIAGNAVGPGIVVDTRGFNRVLEIDPDARTARVEPGVVHADLQRAAAPYGLRFGPDPSTHTRCTIGGMIGNNACGSRALGYGRTVDNVESLDVVFGNGERALLDVSTRSGADGVHRSTAAQLGDIADRHLAHVRTEFGRFGRQVSGYSLEHLLPERRRVDRFLVGTEGSLATVLEATVRLVTDEPGRLLLVLGYPSMAEAADAVPALLAAAPGRLIACEGMDARIVDLVRSRSGAVPDLPKGGGWLFAEVAGADAREVTDRLAAVGGALATRLVTDAGEAAALWRIREDGAGLAGRSLETPAYSGWEDAAVPPEHLGAWLRDFDALMGEFGLHGFPYGHFGDGCIHCRIDFPFEAGRPESAQLFREFMTACAHKLRDYRGTLSGEHGDGRVRGEMLPFMYDETSLDLFRQVKAVCDPENLMNPGIITAPDGGPRNGAASITDDLRPVRPRATPRPALRLIHDEGDLGAAVHRCTGVGKCVAPRTNGVMCPSYLATKDEKDSTRGRSRVLQEALDGGLVKGLADPAVGEALDLCLACKGCSSDCPSGIDMATYKSEALYQKHSVEKIRRPRSHFVLGQLPRWARLAAPFAVLLNVLVKLPPFGALAKWMAGIDQRRSVPTFATRTLRSAADAPRQGRGPLGATPAEPVDVQPDVWIWADSFTDHFFPRSGLAAIRYLEAQGLRVRVIQDDACCGLTWITTGQLDKAKAIVGRTVRTLAPYVASGVPVIGLEPSCTATLRSDALELSDAPEAQLVADGLLTFAELVTRLDLELPDLRGIEVVAQPHCHQSAVLGWSADQRLLERAGATVTKVAGCCGLAGNFGVEQGHYEVSVAVAETHLLPAVRSQPDAVVLADGMSCRVQLDDLAHVPTMHLAELFASKIEG comes from the coding sequence GTGACGCTGACCGCTGGTGACCTGGCCGCTGCCGATCTGGCGGCCGAGCTGCGGGGGCGAGGTCTGCGCGGGGTCGACGACTCCACCCTGGCCCGCGCCCTCTACTCCTCCGACGCCTCCCTGTACCGGGTCGTCCCGCAGGCGGTCGTCAAGGCCACCCACGTCGAGGACCTGCTCGCCGTGCACGAGGCCTCCCGGGCGCTGGGCGTTCCGGTCACCCTGCGCGGCGCCGGCACCTCGATCGCCGGCAACGCGGTCGGTCCCGGCATCGTGGTCGACACCCGCGGGTTCAACCGCGTGCTCGAGATCGACCCGGACGCGCGGACGGCGCGGGTGGAGCCCGGTGTGGTGCACGCCGACCTGCAGCGGGCTGCCGCGCCGTACGGGCTGCGGTTCGGTCCCGACCCGTCGACGCACACCCGCTGCACCATCGGCGGGATGATCGGCAACAACGCCTGCGGCTCCCGGGCGCTGGGGTACGGCCGCACGGTGGACAACGTCGAGTCGCTGGACGTGGTGTTCGGGAACGGGGAGCGGGCGCTGCTCGACGTATCCACGAGGTCCGGGGCGGACGGCGTGCACCGATCGACCGCAGCGCAGTTGGGCGACATCGCGGATCGCCACCTGGCACACGTCAGGACCGAGTTCGGCCGGTTCGGCCGCCAGGTCAGCGGCTACAGCCTGGAGCACCTGTTGCCGGAGCGACGCCGGGTCGACAGGTTCCTGGTCGGCACCGAGGGCTCGCTGGCCACGGTGCTGGAGGCCACGGTCCGGCTGGTGACCGACGAGCCCGGCCGGCTGTTGCTGGTGCTGGGCTACCCGAGCATGGCCGAGGCCGCCGACGCCGTACCGGCGTTGCTCGCGGCCGCTCCCGGGCGGCTGATCGCGTGCGAGGGCATGGACGCACGGATCGTGGACCTGGTCCGCTCCCGGAGTGGTGCCGTGCCGGACCTGCCCAAGGGCGGCGGCTGGCTGTTCGCCGAGGTCGCCGGAGCCGACGCCCGCGAGGTGACGGATCGGCTCGCGGCGGTCGGCGGCGCGCTCGCGACCCGGCTGGTGACCGACGCCGGCGAGGCGGCCGCGCTGTGGCGCATCCGGGAGGACGGCGCCGGCCTGGCCGGTCGCTCGCTGGAGACGCCGGCCTACAGCGGCTGGGAGGACGCGGCGGTTCCCCCCGAGCACCTGGGGGCGTGGCTGCGCGACTTCGACGCGCTGATGGGCGAGTTCGGGCTGCACGGCTTCCCCTACGGGCACTTCGGCGACGGCTGCATCCACTGCCGCATCGACTTCCCGTTCGAGGCCGGCCGGCCGGAGAGCGCACAGCTGTTCCGGGAGTTCATGACCGCTTGCGCGCACAAGCTGCGCGACTACCGCGGCACGCTGTCCGGCGAGCACGGGGACGGCCGGGTGCGCGGCGAGATGCTGCCGTTCATGTACGACGAGACGTCCCTGGACCTGTTCCGGCAGGTCAAGGCCGTCTGCGACCCCGAGAACCTGATGAACCCGGGCATCATCACCGCACCCGACGGCGGTCCGCGCAACGGCGCGGCGAGCATCACCGACGACCTGCGCCCGGTCCGGCCGCGCGCCACCCCGCGCCCGGCGCTGCGACTGATCCACGACGAGGGCGACCTCGGAGCGGCGGTGCACCGCTGCACCGGCGTGGGCAAGTGCGTCGCACCGCGGACCAACGGCGTGATGTGCCCGTCCTACCTGGCGACCAAGGACGAGAAGGACTCCACCCGCGGCCGCTCCCGGGTGCTGCAGGAGGCGCTGGACGGCGGCCTGGTCAAGGGGCTCGCCGACCCGGCGGTGGGGGAGGCGCTCGACCTCTGCCTGGCCTGCAAGGGCTGCTCCTCGGACTGCCCCAGCGGCATCGACATGGCGACCTACAAGTCCGAGGCGCTCTACCAGAAGCACAGCGTCGAGAAGATCCGTCGCCCGCGCTCGCACTTCGTCCTGGGCCAGCTGCCGAGATGGGCACGGCTGGCGGCGCCGTTCGCGGTGCTCCTCAACGTGCTGGTGAAGCTGCCGCCGTTCGGGGCTCTCGCGAAGTGGATGGCCGGCATCGACCAGCGGCGCTCGGTGCCGACGTTCGCCACCCGGACGCTGCGCAGCGCCGCCGACGCCCCCCGACAGGGCCGGGGACCGCTCGGGGCCACGCCGGCCGAGCCCGTCGACGTGCAGCCCGACGTGTGGATCTGGGCCGACTCCTTCACCGACCACTTCTTCCCGCGCTCGGGTCTGGCCGCGATCCGCTACCTGGAGGCGCAGGGCCTGCGGGTCAGGGTGATCCAGGACGACGCCTGCTGCGGCCTCACCTGGATCACCACCGGCCAGCTGGACAAGGCCAAGGCGATCGTGGGCCGCACCGTCCGCACGCTGGCGCCGTACGTCGCCAGCGGCGTGCCGGTGATCGGCCTCGAGCCGTCGTGCACCGCCACCCTGCGCAGCGATGCGCTCGAGCTCAGCGACGCTCCCGAGGCGCAGCTGGTCGCCGACGGGCTGCTGACCTTCGCCGAGCTCGTCACCCGGCTCGACCTGGAGCTGCCCGACCTGCGGGGGATCGAGGTCGTCGCGCAGCCGCACTGCCACCAGAGCGCCGTGCTCGGCTGGAGCGCCGACCAGCGACTGCTCGAGCGCGCCGGGGCGACGGTGACCAAGGTCGCCGGCTGCTGCGGTCTGGCCGGGAACTTCGGCGTCGAGCAGGGGCACTACGAGGTGTCGGTGGCCGTCGCCGAGACGCACCTGCTGCCGGCGGTGCGGTCGCAGCCGGACGCCGTGGTCCTCGCCGACGGCATGTCGTGCCGGGTGCAGCTCGACGACCTGGCGCACGTGCCCACGATGCATCTCGCGGAGTTGTTCGCTTCTAAGATCGAGGGGTGA
- a CDS encoding hydroxyacid-oxoacid transhydrogenase, which translates to MTETVFTYAAPALKFGAGASAEIGYDLSRYGVARVLLVTDAGVAATGHPQRIAEQISGVGMSVTLYDRVRVEPTDASFADAIDFARSEGPFDAIVAVGGGSSIDTAKAVNLLLTNPGELMDYVNAPVGRALAPSKPLLPLVAVPTTTGTGAESTTVCVLDVLALKVKTGISHAALRPTLAVVDPTLTLTQPSMVTASAGMDILCHALESYTARPYDAFDKKSPEQRVPYCGANPIADMWSERALGLLASSFRRAVAEGSDVRAREEMATAATFAGLGFGNAGVHIPHADAYPIAGRVRDYVPAGYPEGHPVVPHGMSVALTAAEAFRFTFDAAPERHLRAARLLDPDATGADADTLPRVLTALMRDIGIPSGLAEVGYTAGDVDDLVQGALKQERLLSIAPKRPTEEDLARIFRRSMGE; encoded by the coding sequence GTGACTGAGACCGTCTTCACCTATGCCGCGCCGGCGCTGAAGTTCGGGGCCGGAGCCTCGGCCGAGATCGGGTACGACCTGAGCCGGTACGGCGTCGCCCGGGTGCTGCTGGTGACCGACGCCGGTGTCGCCGCGACGGGGCACCCGCAGCGGATCGCGGAGCAGATCTCCGGCGTCGGCATGAGCGTCACGCTCTACGACCGGGTGCGGGTCGAGCCGACCGACGCCTCCTTCGCCGACGCCATCGACTTCGCCCGCAGCGAGGGGCCGTTCGATGCGATCGTCGCGGTCGGGGGCGGATCCTCGATCGACACCGCGAAGGCGGTCAACCTGCTGCTGACCAACCCCGGCGAGCTGATGGACTACGTGAACGCGCCGGTGGGCAGGGCGTTGGCGCCGAGCAAGCCGCTGCTGCCGCTGGTCGCCGTACCGACGACGACCGGGACCGGCGCCGAGTCGACGACCGTCTGCGTGCTCGACGTGCTGGCGCTGAAGGTCAAGACCGGGATCTCGCACGCTGCGCTGCGGCCGACGCTGGCGGTCGTCGACCCGACGCTGACGCTGACGCAGCCGAGCATGGTCACCGCGAGTGCCGGGATGGACATCCTGTGCCACGCGCTGGAGTCCTACACCGCCCGGCCCTACGACGCGTTCGACAAGAAGTCGCCCGAGCAGCGCGTCCCGTACTGCGGCGCGAACCCGATCGCCGACATGTGGTCGGAGCGGGCGCTGGGCCTGCTGGCGAGCTCCTTCCGCAGGGCGGTGGCCGAGGGGTCCGACGTACGCGCCCGGGAGGAGATGGCGACGGCCGCCACCTTCGCCGGACTCGGCTTCGGCAACGCCGGGGTGCACATCCCGCACGCCGACGCCTACCCGATCGCGGGTCGGGTGCGCGACTACGTGCCGGCCGGCTACCCGGAAGGACATCCGGTCGTCCCGCACGGGATGTCGGTCGCGCTGACGGCGGCCGAGGCCTTCCGCTTCACCTTCGACGCCGCTCCGGAACGCCACCTGCGCGCCGCCCGCCTGCTGGACCCGGACGCGACGGGTGCGGACGCCGACACCCTGCCGCGCGTGCTCACCGCGCTGATGCGCGACATCGGCATCCCCAGCGGCCTGGCCGAGGTCGGCTACACCGCCGGCGACGTCGACGACCTGGTCCAGGGCGCGCTCAAGCAGGAACGCCTGCTCTCGATCGCGCCGAAGCGTCCCACCGAGGAGGACCTGGCGAGGATCTTCCGCCGCTCGATGGGAGAATGA
- a CDS encoding NUDIX domain-containing protein: MSKPARRLPRRQRVAAYAIIQRVAASGDPEILLSRLSELVTDEEVWSLPGGGLDHGEDPRAAVVREVREETGLEASVGETARVFSHHGERRWRGHAVDTHALRIVYDGWVAADAPEPRTLEVGGSTAEAAWRPLAAVLDGTVPTAPLVLDALAAHRPVQVQRISAYALIGRETADGTEVLLCRNSPRAPHAGQWNLPGGGIDFGESPVDALVREVREETGLTCVPGALLTADDIAFTGTAPSGRHEEFHGIHLIYTATVDVDAEPRVVEVDGTVDAVAWVPVRGISDGSVAVRDVVLAALARRGA, translated from the coding sequence ATGAGCAAGCCCGCCCGACGGCTCCCGCGGCGCCAGCGGGTGGCGGCGTACGCGATCATCCAGCGCGTCGCGGCTTCGGGTGACCCGGAGATCCTGCTCAGCCGGCTCTCCGAGCTCGTCACCGACGAGGAGGTCTGGAGCCTGCCGGGCGGCGGCCTCGACCACGGCGAGGACCCGCGCGCGGCTGTCGTGCGCGAGGTGCGCGAGGAGACCGGTCTGGAGGCGTCGGTGGGGGAGACCGCCCGGGTGTTCAGCCACCACGGCGAGCGGCGCTGGCGCGGTCATGCCGTCGACACGCACGCGCTCCGCATCGTCTACGACGGCTGGGTGGCGGCCGACGCGCCCGAGCCGCGCACGCTCGAGGTCGGCGGCAGTACGGCGGAGGCCGCGTGGCGGCCACTCGCGGCGGTGCTGGACGGCACCGTCCCGACGGCGCCGCTGGTGCTGGACGCGCTGGCCGCGCACCGTCCGGTGCAGGTGCAGCGGATCTCGGCCTACGCGCTGATCGGTCGGGAGACAGCCGACGGCACCGAGGTGCTGCTGTGCCGCAACTCCCCGCGCGCGCCCCACGCGGGGCAGTGGAACCTGCCGGGCGGCGGCATCGACTTCGGCGAGTCCCCGGTCGACGCGCTCGTGCGCGAGGTCCGCGAGGAGACCGGCCTGACGTGTGTGCCGGGCGCCCTGCTGACCGCCGACGACATCGCCTTCACCGGCACCGCGCCGAGCGGCCGGCACGAGGAGTTCCACGGGATCCACCTGATCTACACCGCGACCGTCGACGTCGACGCCGAGCCGCGCGTCGTCGAGGTGGACGGGACGGTGGACGCGGTGGCATGGGTGCCGGTTCGTGGGATCTCGGACGGCTCGGTGGCGGTACGGGACGTCGTGCTGGCCGCCCTCGCCCGGCGCGGAGCCTGA
- a CDS encoding InlB B-repeat-containing protein, whose protein sequence is MKISTVLATCTLPIALALAGAPAFLAPAAAVSLPAGCTDSAGEVTCVFTATGAEQTFSVPAGVATVDVTATGQAGGAGGMFGSPGGHGGTATRTLTVRPGDTLYVEVASGGGAGGSTSDAASGGNGGGASDVRTVPAATPGSLASRLLVAAGGGGGGGSNGGVAAGVGGDAGSAGVTGGCAAAGGQPGGATTGGAAGTGGCYATATAATDGALGTGGAGGSIFGAVNMGGGGGGGAGYYGGGGGAASADGGGGGGGSSYAPGGTVGLNTADASPSVAISYAAAPPTIVTAATTTFGVGQAGSFTIRSTAVPTAVVTEAGALPAGVTFTDNGDGTATLAGVPGAGAIGSYPLDITASNGVSPDATQAFTLVVATPAAPTVTVRFDSAGGTPVAAETVPEGSPAPAPSSPERVGYTFGGWTLNGAPYDFGHAVTSDITLTARWVAPLCDGRRATIVGTPGDDQLRGTSGPDVIVGLGGDDTIRGGGGADLICTGSGDDRIYGGGGDDHVVAGGGDDHVWGGAGNDVVDGAGSRALLHARAHGVRTNDVLRGGAGDDDLYGGPARDRIYGGPGDDRLWGEGAPDLLVGGSGHDQLHGGSGADVLRP, encoded by the coding sequence GTGAAGATCAGTACCGTCCTCGCCACCTGCACGCTGCCGATCGCACTCGCGCTCGCGGGTGCGCCGGCGTTCCTGGCCCCCGCGGCAGCGGTGTCCCTGCCGGCCGGCTGCACCGACAGCGCTGGCGAGGTGACCTGCGTGTTCACGGCGACCGGAGCGGAGCAGACCTTCTCGGTCCCGGCCGGTGTCGCCACCGTGGACGTCACAGCGACGGGCCAGGCGGGCGGAGCAGGCGGGATGTTCGGCTCCCCCGGAGGCCACGGCGGGACCGCCACCAGAACCCTGACGGTACGGCCCGGCGACACGCTCTACGTCGAGGTGGCCTCGGGCGGTGGCGCCGGGGGTAGCACGAGCGACGCGGCCTCCGGCGGCAACGGCGGCGGCGCCTCCGACGTACGGACCGTCCCGGCGGCGACCCCCGGCTCGCTGGCCTCGCGACTGCTGGTCGCCGCGGGTGGCGGCGGCGGTGGCGGCTCCAACGGCGGTGTCGCCGCCGGTGTCGGGGGTGACGCCGGCTCGGCAGGGGTGACGGGCGGCTGTGCAGCGGCCGGCGGTCAGCCCGGCGGAGCGACGACGGGCGGGGCGGCCGGCACGGGCGGTTGCTACGCGACGGCGACGGCGGCCACCGACGGCGCGCTCGGCACCGGCGGCGCTGGCGGCAGCATCTTCGGCGCGGTCAACATGGGCGGTGGGGGCGGCGGGGGAGCGGGTTACTACGGCGGCGGTGGCGGAGCGGCGAGCGCCGACGGCGGTGGTGGCGGCGGCGGTTCGAGCTACGCGCCCGGCGGCACCGTCGGTCTCAACACCGCCGATGCCTCACCGTCGGTGGCGATCAGCTACGCCGCCGCGCCGCCGACGATCGTCACGGCCGCGACCACCACGTTCGGGGTGGGCCAGGCCGGATCCTTCACCATCAGGTCCACGGCCGTTCCCACCGCTGTCGTGACCGAGGCCGGTGCGCTACCGGCCGGCGTCACGTTCACCGACAACGGTGACGGGACCGCGACGCTGGCGGGGGTTCCCGGCGCCGGTGCGATCGGGAGCTATCCGCTCGACATCACTGCTTCCAACGGCGTCTCGCCCGACGCCACCCAGGCGTTCACGCTGGTGGTCGCCACGCCCGCGGCGCCGACGGTGACGGTGCGGTTCGACTCCGCCGGCGGGACGCCGGTGGCCGCCGAGACCGTGCCCGAGGGGTCGCCGGCGCCGGCCCCGTCGTCGCCGGAGCGGGTGGGCTACACGTTCGGGGGCTGGACCCTGAACGGTGCCCCCTACGACTTCGGGCACGCGGTCACCAGCGACATCACCCTGACGGCGCGATGGGTCGCGCCGCTGTGCGACGGCCGTCGGGCCACCATCGTCGGCACGCCCGGCGACGACCAGCTGCGGGGGACCTCCGGTCCCGACGTCATCGTGGGACTCGGCGGTGACGACACCATCCGTGGCGGCGGCGGTGCCGACCTGATCTGCACCGGCTCCGGGGACGACCGCATCTACGGGGGCGGTGGCGACGACCACGTGGTCGCCGGCGGTGGCGACGACCACGTGTGGGGCGGCGCGGGCAATGACGTGGTCGACGGCGCCGGCAGCCGGGCGCTGCTGCACGCTCGAGCGCACGGCGTGCGGACCAACGACGTCCTGCGCGGCGGCGCAGGCGACGACGACCTGTACGGCGGGCCGGCCCGCGACCGTATCTACGGCGGCCCGGGCGACGACCGGCTCTGGGGTGAGGGCGCCCCCGACCTGCTGGTCGGCGGCTCCGGGCACGACCAGCTGCACGGCGGATCGGGCGCCGACGTCCTGCGTCCCTGA
- a CDS encoding geranylgeranyl reductase family protein, protein MTAAVPSAVPRSTDVLVVGAGPAGSAAAAWLARAGVDVVLVDAAVFPRDKTCGDGLTPRAVAELSRLGLADWLRAHTVNHGLRAHGFGQTLELRWPGGSLPDWGSAVPRTELDDHLRTTAIKAGATAVDGLRAVDVRMRGGRVEAVSFTRVGSEEPVEIACRRVVVADGVRSPLGKVLGREWHRDTVYGVAGRSYVTSERSDDPWISSHLELRDAEGAVLSGYGWVFPLGSGEVNLGAGTLATAKRPAEVAIKPLMRHYAETIRAEFALTGELRAQASALLPMGGAVSGVAGPNWALIGDAAGCVNPLNGEGIDYGLETGRLVADVLASTRHASLEALWPELLRAHYGDAFAIARRLAEVATNPRVVAALGPLGMRSTLLMRLALRWMGNLVTDEDTDLAARIWRRAGRITAHRDERPLFAPTV, encoded by the coding sequence ATGACCGCTGCCGTCCCGAGTGCCGTCCCGCGGTCGACCGACGTGCTCGTCGTGGGTGCTGGTCCGGCGGGATCGGCCGCGGCGGCCTGGCTGGCCCGCGCCGGTGTCGACGTCGTCCTGGTCGACGCGGCGGTGTTCCCGCGCGACAAGACCTGTGGCGACGGGCTGACCCCGCGCGCGGTCGCGGAGCTCAGCCGGCTCGGCCTGGCGGACTGGCTCCGCGCCCACACCGTCAACCACGGGCTGCGAGCGCACGGCTTCGGCCAGACGCTGGAGCTGCGCTGGCCCGGGGGCTCGCTCCCAGACTGGGGCTCGGCGGTGCCGCGCACCGAGCTGGACGACCACCTGCGCACCACCGCCATCAAGGCGGGTGCGACGGCGGTCGACGGGTTGCGTGCCGTCGACGTACGGATGCGTGGTGGCAGGGTCGAGGCGGTCTCGTTCACGCGTGTCGGGTCCGAGGAACCGGTCGAGATCGCCTGCCGCCGGGTCGTGGTCGCCGACGGGGTGCGCTCGCCGTTGGGCAAGGTGCTGGGCCGGGAATGGCACCGCGACACCGTGTACGGCGTGGCGGGCCGCTCCTACGTCACCTCCGAGCGCAGCGACGACCCGTGGATCAGCTCCCACCTCGAGCTGCGCGATGCCGAGGGAGCCGTGCTCTCCGGCTACGGCTGGGTCTTCCCCCTCGGCAGCGGCGAGGTGAACCTCGGGGCGGGCACGCTGGCCACCGCCAAGCGACCGGCCGAGGTCGCGATCAAGCCGCTGATGCGGCACTACGCCGAGACCATCCGCGCCGAGTTCGCTCTCACCGGCGAGCTGCGGGCCCAGGCCTCGGCGCTGCTGCCCATGGGGGGAGCCGTCTCGGGAGTCGCCGGACCCAACTGGGCGCTGATCGGCGACGCGGCCGGCTGCGTCAACCCGCTCAACGGCGAGGGCATCGACTACGGCCTGGAGACCGGCCGGCTCGTCGCCGACGTCCTGGCCTCGACGCGGCACGCGAGCCTGGAGGCGCTCTGGCCCGAGCTGCTGCGCGCGCACTACGGCGACGCGTTCGCTATCGCGCGCCGGCTGGCGGAGGTGGCCACGAACCCGCGGGTCGTCGCCGCGCTCGGTCCCCTCGGCATGAGGTCGACGCTGCTGATGCGGCTCGCGCTGCGCTGGATGGGCAACCTGGTCACCGACGAGGACACCGACCTGGCCGCGCGCATCTGGCGCCGGGCAGGCCGGATCACCGCGCACCGCGACGAGCGGCCACTCTTCGCCCCAACGGTCTAG